Within Rhododendron vialii isolate Sample 1 chromosome 12a, ASM3025357v1, the genomic segment TGAccatttcttttacttttacttACATATAGATAATCTGGGGTCGGATTATTGATTAAGATGATAATGCGGTGGCCCCAAATTTATTAGAAGACCAGTTTACCTTAGATGACTCCTGATTATTAGTTGTTATTCTTGTCTCTTTGTTTATtatgacgaaaaatatattactAATTACACAATTCATGAATTTCATTTTGGAAGAGAGTGGAGATCTCTTCTTAGGTACTCGTTCTCTCTCAGTTTCTACTGCAACTACGGCATGATCATTCCTAACaatgaatattttttgtttttttttggtgcttcgGAATACATTAACAATGAATATTCTCGAAGCTACGTTTTTCAACAAAATAGAGGCTGATTCTCTTGGAATCTTTGGTTCTATAGAGTGAAAAACATCTTAAAAAACCTCAGCACTGGGTCTTCTGAATTTGAAGAACGTCAAGTTATACGTGGTAGAGGATTGAGTTCAAATGCATGCAGTAATAATGTTTTGTTGCTaaatgggttctgttgttgttgttgttaataTGATAGTGGTTTTTTTCTTCTGTAATGATAAAAATAGAACCTTAGTTTAAACCTTCTTAAAGATGGAGAAAAGTTCATATCAATTGATTGGTTTCTCTGTGATAGTCCCATGCATTGATATCGtctattttctcttcctagtGGATGTTTATACATATACACTGTTTATTTGGTCTCATAATTCTTTGCACTGCCAGAACCTGCTTATCCATTGTgctaccttttattttaaatttaacatTATGCTGTTGTGTTTGATTACAACATATTTTTCTCTTCGCTGCAGTTTTTCTCGACACAAGGGAAGAGTAAGTTTGCTTGCTAGTTACTAAGGAGGATGGGATCTATGATGAATGGTGGCTTATGTGATCGGAGTTTGAACACAAGGCCAATGGAGAATGTTTATTGCACCTCTTTTGGTGTTTTTCTCAAGTTCAAGAAGCCGAAGGTTTCTGCTATTCGTGACTTTCCTCCCGGGTGCGGACCATACATGCTGCTTAACAATCTGATGTCCCAGGATACTGAGGCAGGAGCATCACGTATGCAAGAAGAGAATTCGGTGGCTGATGAAAAGACTGTGAATGGGTCAGTATATGACTCTGTCAAAATTTCAGGAATTGGAAATGGATCATTATCTCCTCAGTTGGTGAAAAGTTCAGTGAAGTCGGAACTGCCAGGCTTGCTTGATTTGGAGGTGAAGCTGATGGCTGCAGCTGAGAAGGTCAAGCCAGAGAATTCAGAATGTTTGCATGAAGTGGAAGCGCAGGCAGTGGTGAAGAGTGAAGGTGCACCAGAAAGAGACATTGCTTCAGATATTAGTTCTATGGTCGATGGGATGGTTCCACCTGGTGGTTCAAAAGCACAGTCTCCGCAACCGTGGCCTAGTAGTGATGCAACCATCTTGAAGGAGACTACCCTGAAAAATGAGTACCATGGGAGAAGGGTTTCTGCTAAACGCGACTTCCCTCTATTTTGTGGAAGAAATGCTCCACAGGCGACTGAAGAAGAGCGCATGGTTATTGTCTTGGGAAATAGGACTTTTAGTGCTCCGTTTGAGGCATCAGTTCAGGGTGGGTtgttaagagagagagtgagggttAAAGGAGAAAGCTGTTCAGTGAGAGAGACAGAATGGAGTCGCATTGAGGAATTGGATGGTGGTGTTCAAGATGGAAATGCCCTCAAAAGGGTGTTGAAAGGACTTGTGACTAACACAAAGAACAAATCTCCAGAAGCTGTTGCGAAAGGCAGGGCACTGACAGAGACTGTGAGGGCTGAGGTGGAAGGCGCTCCACTGAGAGTGATAGCAAGGGCCGGTGATGGAGATGTTAGAGATGGAAATGCTCAGAAGAGGAAGTTGGAAGGGAGTGTGCTTGAACCAAGGACCCAGTTCCAAAAAGTAACTCAAACGGGTCTTAACAGAAGGCCTTCTGGTGGTGGTGTTGCTTTGGGACGTGGAGTGGAAAAGGTGATTGTGCAAGGCTTGATGGCTGCAACAAATCATTCAGGGAGGTGTGGGAATGAGGGAGGGGATGTCGTTAGTAGCCTGAATGGTTTGAAGGTTGGAAACAAGGCGAGGAGACATGAGGTTAGCCATGTCAAAGGCCGCAACTTATCTACATCTTTCAGCAGGGTAAACTTTTATGAAGGAGATCATACGGGACAAGGGCAAAATTCTATAAAGAAGAAATTGCTTTCTTCTAGAAAGCATGTGAGTGTAGGGAAGCTTGATGTGGTCAAGGATGAGGCAGGTTTTGCTTTACAGTGGAAGAATGGAAGTTCTCCCTCAAGTCAGAGAGAACATCATGATCTCGAAGTGAAACTTCCTCCTTTTGGTCCCAATAGTTCGAGTCATGGTAACATGGCTAACAAAGTGAGGGAGACCCTTCGCTTATTCCAAGTTATCTGCAGAAAGCTCTTGCGAGGAGAAGAATCGACTGTGTGGACACAAGGATCCTTGAGAAGAAGGATTGATCTGCAAGCAGATAAGATTATCAGGGCTAGAGGAGTTAAGACAGGCAAACAGCTAATAGGATCGGTGCCAGGAGTTGAAGTGAATGACCAATTTCAGTATAGGGTGGAGCTTGCACTTGTTGGTGTTCATCGACCCTACCAAGGCGGCATTGATTACATGAAACATGGTGAAATGATCATTGCAACGAGTATTGTTTCCTCTGGCAGCTACGCCGATGATTTGGACAACCCTGATGTTTTGGTTTATTCTGGTCAGGGAGGAAATGTAGTAGGTAAGGTCAAACGACCTGAAGACCAGAAGCTTCAAAGAGGGAACTTGGCTCTGAAAAATAGTATATCAGTGAAGAATCCAGTCAGGGTAGTCCATGGATTTAAAGAGACGAAAGCCTCTGGCTCGGATGCATCAGAAAAGATTGTTCTTACATATAACTACGATGGCTTGTATACAGTTGAGAGGTACTGGCAAGAGGTTGGACCACATGGGAAGCTGGTTTACATGTTTGAGTTGAAGAGAATGCCAGGCCAACCAGAGGTTTCTTGGAAAGAagcaaagaaatcaaaaaagtacaaaGTACGGGAGGGGGTTTGTGTTGGTGATATTTCAGGAGGGAAAGAGTCATTTCCCATTTGTGCTGTCAACACCAAAAGCAAAGAGAAACCACCGAAATTCAATTACGTAACTCTGATGAAATATCCTGATTGGTACCACTCTTCTCCTCCTAGGGGATGTGATTGTATTGGTGGATGCTCAGTCCCTAAAAAATGCTCATGTGTGGTCAAGAATGGTGGAGAGTTTCCATATAACTACAACGGTGCTATCGTGGAGGTAAAGTCTTTGGTCTATGAGTGTGGTCCAGCTTGCAAGTGCCCTCCTTCTTGCTATAATAGAGTCAGCCAACATGGAATTCGAATTCAGCTTGAAATCTTCAAAACACAGTTGAGGGGCTGGGGTGTCAGATCCCTAGCTGCTATTCCTTCAGGAAGTTTTATATGCGAGTACATTGGGGAGCTGCTTGAGGACAAAGAGGCTGAACAAAGACAAACCGACGAGTATTTGTTTGATATTGGGCAAAACTATAGTGATTGTTCTCGTGTTGGACTTTCTAGTGGAGTTGTGGAGGGTAGTTGTTTCACGATAGATGCAGCACAGCGTGCCAATGTGGGGAGGTTCATCAACCACAGTTGCTCCCCTAACCTTTATGCACAGAATGTCCTCTATGATCATGAGGACAAGAGGATGCCCCACATAATGCTCTTTGCTGCTGAGAATATTCCTCCCTTGAAGGAATTGACTTACCACTACAACTATGCAGTGGATCAGGTTCGAGATTCAAACGGTGAAATTAGAATGAAGACGTGCTACTGTGGTTCTGCAGAGTGCACCGGCAGGATGTATTAACTTGGGGAAGAGAGAGGTTGGATCTTCATCCAGAGGTGGGGATCCCTTCGTTAGTGCAAGAGTTGTTTCTGGATGGTGTCTGTTTTTAGGATCTGCTTATGGTTTTTGGTCATATGAGCAAGAGTTGAAAGAagggttaaatttttttagtcttTTGGGAATTGGGACAGTGTTCTTAGTTGGTGGCAGCTGAAACATTAGtcttccatcaatttttgaCATTAGTTTCTCAAGTTGTTTCTATATGACACATTTCCGATTAGGTACGGATTGCTTGGCAGCAATTTTGAGGCTACTCCCTACTACAGGTGAGACCACCGCACTCTGACAAGAAATTAGTTAGCTGATATAGCATGTTGTTTGGAGTTATTATCTGTTCCTTTGGATTAACCATCTGATTTAGCATGTTGGTGATTTTGCATTTTGTTTGGAGTAACAAGAAACTAGTGAAACAATATGTTTGAAGTCTTTGGAATGATGACACTTTCTTCACGAATTAGTGATTGTGCATGGCTTGGAATTTCTTCATAGAATCTTGTGGAAACGAGTTATAAAGTAATCATTCCTGGACTTCCAACCCAAAATTCCAATTCAACTCTAGAAAACCCCCCCTAAAAAATCCGCTTCCTCCTGCTCAAACATCCCTTCTTCAAAAACCGTTCCTCgccttcccctctctctctctctctctctctctctctctctctcttattacCGACACGCTCGGAACCCTAAACCCTATCCTCTTCGCTACCCACTtcccatactctctctctccgtcaTGCTCCATCCCCTCCCTCCATCACAATGCCTCGCAAGCGCAAGTTGAGGTCGTCTTCGAAAGCAGCGTCGTTGTCCAACAAGAAGCAGCGTTGTCATCCAACAAGAAGCCTAAGACAGATGAAGAAGAAGCTCTGGCTGTCGTCAGATCCGGGTCTCCAATGAACCAGCAGTTGTCTTCGCAACCCGGACCCGACGATAGTCAGAGCAGCTTCTTCATCTGTCTTGAGCTTCTTGTTGGACGACGACGCTGCTTTCGAAAGCCCTGCGTAGGTAGCCTCATCGGTGCACTGGGAAGGTATAAGTCTTAACTCTTTTGATGTGCTTAGATCTGATCCTATATTCGCCAAGTAAATAGCTTTGCCATTGTTTGTACATACGCATAGACATGAATATATAGTGTTTACcgcttggaagttggaactgcTATTGTATTTCTTCTCGTAATATACATCTTGTCGTCTTCTTGTTTTAcgcacacacacccacaccctATTGACGAAGCAAATCTGCTACTTGTTCTGAATAAAGAAATACTCTTTAcaattaaattttcttttgaaccAACTTTAACCGAAGGGCCATTCGTATACAACATGTGTTGTACACTTGCATTACTTGAAGGTGGAAACATTATCTTCTCTACTTTGTTTCCTTTTCATGGGTAAGAAGTCATGGTACTTTTATGTGGAAATTTTGTGCACATTCTGTTGAGAGCCGGGTACTATCTCCTGAGTCCCGAGGATTGTGACGCCTCTGGGCATCTCCCATTTGCACTACATCCAGCTTCCCATACGTCTACTAGCTACCTTCTTAATTTCTATACAGGCCACCAAATCTAGCTGTTCCTGAATCACCTTTCGCTCAGCCACCTGAGTTCAACTATTTTTAATTAGATTGAGAGGATTAGCTACATTGGCTAAAGGAGATTGGAAAGGCTCTTATAGGAAGTGATATTTCTAATACTTGGGCATGTGGAGTcttgacattttcaaaacttCTTTTGTTCTCTTGAGAGCAAATCACTTTTTCTATAACTTTGTACATATCTGTTTAGCGCCACAAGTGCACAGCAGGGTCCCTCTGTTCCTTATATGGAAAGAAGCAGAGTCTCTCATATATGAGGTTTGACCCATTGTTT encodes:
- the LOC131309987 gene encoding histone-lysine N-methyltransferase, H3 lysine-9 specific SUVH6-like isoform X1, giving the protein MGSMMNGGLCDRSLNTRPMENVYCTSFGVFLKFKKPKVSAIRDFPPGCGPYMLLNNLMSQDTEAGASRMQEENSVADEKTVNGSVYDSVKISGIGNGSLSPQLVKSSVKSELPGLLDLEVKLMAAAEKVKPENSECLHEVEAQAVVKSEGAPERDIASDISSMVDGMVPPGGSKAQSPQPWPSSDATILKETTLKNEYHGRRVSAKRDFPLFCGRNAPQATEEERMVIVLGNRTFSAPFEASVQGGLLRERVRVKGESCSVRETEWSRIEELDGGVQDGNALKRVLKGLVTNTKNKSPEAVAKGRALTETVRAEVEGAPLRVIARAGDGDVRDGNAQKRKLEGSVLEPRTQFQKVTQTGLNRRPSGGGVALGRGVEKVIVQGLMAATNHSGRCGNEGGDVVSSLNGLKVGNKARRHEVSHVKGRNLSTSFSRVNFYEGDHTGQGQNSIKKKLLSSRKHVSVGKLDVVKDEAGFALQWKNGSSPSSQREHHDLEVKLPPFGPNSSSHGNMANKVRETLRLFQVICRKLLRGEESTVWTQGSLRRRIDLQADKIIRARGVKTGKQLIGSVPGVEVNDQFQYRVELALVGVHRPYQGGIDYMKHGEMIIATSIVSSGSYADDLDNPDVLVYSGQGGNVVGKVKRPEDQKLQRGNLALKNSISVKNPVRVVHGFKETKASGSDASEKIVLTYNYDGLYTVERYWQEVGPHGKLVYMFELKRMPGQPEVSWKEAKKSKKYKVREGVCVGDISGGKESFPICAVNTKSKEKPPKFNYVTLMKYPDWYHSSPPRGCDCIGGCSVPKKCSCVVKNGGEFPYNYNGAIVEVKSLVYECGPACKCPPSCYNRVSQHGIRIQLEIFKTQLRGWGVRSLAAIPSGSFICEYIGELLEDKEAEQRQTDEYLFDIGQNYSDCSRVGLSSGVVEGSCFTIDAAQRANVGRFINHSCSPNLYAQNVLYDHEDKRMPHIMLFAAENIPPLKELTYHYNYAVDQVRDSNGEIRMKTCYCGSAECTGRMY
- the LOC131309987 gene encoding histone-lysine N-methyltransferase, H3 lysine-9 specific SUVH6-like isoform X2, whose translation is MGSMMNGGLCDRSLNTRPMENVYCTSFGVFLKFKKPKVSAIRDFPPGCGPYMLLNNLMSQDTEAGASRMQEENSVADEKTVNGSVYDSVKISGIGNGSLSPQLVKSSVKSELPGLLDLEVKLMAAAEKVKPENSECLHEVEAQAVVKSEGAPERDIASDISSMVDGMVPPGGSKAQSPQPWPSSDATILKETTLKNEYHGRRVSAKRDFPLFCGRNAPQATEEERMVIVLGNRTFSAPFEASVQGGLLRERVRELDGGVQDGNALKRVLKGLVTNTKNKSPEAVAKGRALTETVRAEVEGAPLRVIARAGDGDVRDGNAQKRKLEGSVLEPRTQFQKVTQTGLNRRPSGGGVALGRGVEKVIVQGLMAATNHSGRCGNEGGDVVSSLNGLKVGNKARRHEVSHVKGRNLSTSFSRVNFYEGDHTGQGQNSIKKKLLSSRKHVSVGKLDVVKDEAGFALQWKNGSSPSSQREHHDLEVKLPPFGPNSSSHGNMANKVRETLRLFQVICRKLLRGEESTVWTQGSLRRRIDLQADKIIRARGVKTGKQLIGSVPGVEVNDQFQYRVELALVGVHRPYQGGIDYMKHGEMIIATSIVSSGSYADDLDNPDVLVYSGQGGNVVGKVKRPEDQKLQRGNLALKNSISVKNPVRVVHGFKETKASGSDASEKIVLTYNYDGLYTVERYWQEVGPHGKLVYMFELKRMPGQPEVSWKEAKKSKKYKVREGVCVGDISGGKESFPICAVNTKSKEKPPKFNYVTLMKYPDWYHSSPPRGCDCIGGCSVPKKCSCVVKNGGEFPYNYNGAIVEVKSLVYECGPACKCPPSCYNRVSQHGIRIQLEIFKTQLRGWGVRSLAAIPSGSFICEYIGELLEDKEAEQRQTDEYLFDIGQNYSDCSRVGLSSGVVEGSCFTIDAAQRANVGRFINHSCSPNLYAQNVLYDHEDKRMPHIMLFAAENIPPLKELTYHYNYAVDQVRDSNGEIRMKTCYCGSAECTGRMY